Proteins found in one Micromonospora sp. WMMD1082 genomic segment:
- a CDS encoding methionine synthase, translating to MSDQAWPWPAGAATGIGSLPGTDIAEAQRIVLGELPALPHLPELPARGPGADVLGRTAGLLVELPMELYAARWRVAPRPGRDLRRARDLMERDLDQLAEQAEEYAGPIKVQVAGPFTLAASVELPIGGRMVRDPGAVRDLAGSLAEGLRGHVAAVARRLPRASVLLQLDEPALPAVLAGRVPTESGLGTYRAVEPGDARALLAMLVEAAGVPTVVHCCAPDVPLELIRSTGAVGVALDLSLVTDLDPLGEALDAGLGLLAGAAPTSSPVGRAPTSAEVADRVRTLWDRLGFPRRRLAEQVVVTPACGLAGATPAYARAVLAACRDAGRRLSEE from the coding sequence GTGAGTGATCAGGCGTGGCCGTGGCCGGCGGGAGCGGCGACCGGCATCGGTTCGCTGCCCGGCACCGACATCGCCGAGGCGCAGCGGATCGTCCTCGGCGAGCTACCCGCCCTGCCCCATCTGCCGGAGCTGCCGGCCCGTGGCCCGGGCGCCGACGTGCTCGGCCGCACCGCCGGCCTGCTGGTCGAGCTACCGATGGAGCTGTACGCCGCGCGGTGGCGGGTGGCGCCGCGCCCCGGCCGGGATCTGCGCCGGGCGCGCGACCTGATGGAACGCGACCTCGACCAGCTCGCCGAGCAGGCCGAGGAGTACGCCGGCCCGATCAAGGTCCAGGTGGCCGGCCCGTTCACCCTGGCCGCGTCGGTGGAGCTGCCGATCGGCGGCCGGATGGTGCGCGACCCCGGTGCCGTACGCGATCTGGCCGGTTCGCTCGCCGAAGGGCTGCGCGGGCACGTCGCGGCGGTGGCCCGCCGGCTGCCCCGCGCGTCGGTGCTGCTCCAGCTCGACGAGCCGGCGCTGCCGGCGGTGCTCGCCGGCCGGGTACCCACCGAGAGTGGCCTCGGCACCTACCGGGCGGTCGAGCCGGGCGACGCCCGCGCACTGCTGGCCATGTTGGTCGAGGCCGCCGGGGTACCGACGGTGGTGCACTGCTGCGCGCCGGACGTGCCGCTGGAGCTGATCCGGTCCACCGGCGCGGTCGGCGTCGCGCTCGACCTGAGCCTGGTGACCGACCTCGACCCGCTGGGCGAGGCGCTCGACGCCGGGCTCGGGCTGCTGGCCGGCGCCGCGCCGACATCGTCGCCGGTCGGTCGCGCGCCGACCTCGGCCGAGGTCGCCGACCGGGTACGCACCCTCTGGGATCGCCTCGGCTTCCCGCGCCGTCGCCTCGCCGAGCAGGTCGTGGTCACCCCCGCGTGTGGCCTGGCGGGAGCCACCCCGGCGTACGCCCGCGCGGTGCTGGCCGCCTGCCGGGACGCCGGCCGCCGGTTGTCCGAGGAGTGA
- a CDS encoding VOC family protein, with the protein MIGQLRSTVIDCPDPRALAAFCAELLGLPLVEEDSEGDEWVVLGGHPGHQPRLAFQRAPELRAPVWPDPERPQQFHLDVTVDDIDTAEKAALALGARRLPGQGDGFRVYADPAGHPFCLCWG; encoded by the coding sequence ATGATTGGACAGCTGCGTTCCACGGTGATCGACTGCCCCGACCCTCGGGCGCTGGCCGCTTTCTGTGCTGAGCTGCTCGGCCTGCCGCTGGTCGAGGAGGACTCCGAGGGCGACGAGTGGGTGGTGCTCGGTGGCCATCCCGGGCACCAGCCGCGGCTCGCCTTCCAACGGGCGCCGGAGCTGCGCGCGCCGGTCTGGCCCGACCCGGAGCGTCCCCAGCAGTTCCACCTCGATGTCACGGTCGACGACATCGACACGGCGGAGAAGGCGGCCCTGGCCCTGGGCGCCCGGCGGCTGCCCGGCCAGGGCGACGGCTTCCGGGTCTACGCCGACCCGGCCGGCCACCCATTCTGCCTCTGCTGGGGCTGA
- a CDS encoding ATP-binding protein — translation MKCNASVVTFRVMADDLDDLIQTLRASGGDTTNVEVKAAAGGLPVSLTASLSALANLPGGGTIILGLDERTGFRPVPLADLQTLKQGLATKARAYTPPVRLSIDDGIVDGQPVIVARVHECDPSAKPCRVTATGAAYLRGYDGDFPLSDLETQGFLAARRPPLFDRRPVDGASLDDLDPDLVASYLATVRERDATGLGRFTDDAELLRRAGVTVSGGQPTTAGLLTLGVHPQQFFPRYVIQAAAEPLPHDPPAARARNQITITGPIPRMLDTALDWARRTFDTVIVANPDGTVADRPAYPLVAFREIIANALIHRDLDHWSQAFAIEVRLRRDRLVITNPGGLYGITVDRLGHDAVTSARNGLLVAICQHVRSAATGGRVIEALASGIPTIAHELSDHALPPAQYIDTNIRFTVLLRGPASTPTSPALNATELRIYDALAPGPRTVAQLETMLHLTGPNIRKALRSLRNRGLVHQDGGKGRPTTYRQTLVPHH, via the coding sequence TTGAAATGTAACGCCAGCGTAGTTACATTTCGTGTCATGGCCGACGACCTGGACGACCTGATACAGACGCTGCGTGCCTCGGGCGGGGACACGACCAACGTCGAGGTCAAGGCCGCCGCAGGCGGGCTGCCTGTCTCGCTAACCGCCTCGTTGAGTGCCCTGGCAAACCTTCCCGGTGGTGGGACGATCATCCTGGGCTTGGACGAACGTACCGGTTTCCGTCCGGTGCCCCTGGCCGATCTGCAAACCCTCAAGCAGGGTCTCGCCACGAAGGCACGCGCGTACACACCACCGGTGCGCCTCTCCATCGACGACGGCATCGTTGATGGACAGCCGGTGATCGTCGCCCGGGTGCACGAATGCGATCCGTCGGCGAAACCGTGCCGGGTCACCGCCACGGGCGCCGCGTACCTTCGCGGCTACGACGGCGACTTCCCGCTCTCCGACCTGGAGACGCAAGGGTTTCTTGCCGCCCGGCGGCCACCGCTGTTCGACCGCCGGCCCGTCGACGGTGCCAGCTTGGACGATCTCGATCCAGACCTGGTCGCCTCATACCTGGCGACGGTACGCGAGCGGGACGCCACGGGGCTGGGTCGCTTCACCGACGACGCCGAGTTGTTGCGCCGGGCCGGCGTGACCGTGAGTGGCGGGCAACCCACCACGGCTGGCCTTCTCACCCTCGGCGTCCATCCGCAACAGTTCTTCCCCCGCTATGTCATCCAGGCCGCCGCCGAACCTCTGCCTCATGATCCACCCGCCGCACGAGCGCGCAACCAGATCACGATCACCGGGCCTATTCCTCGCATGCTCGACACGGCACTGGACTGGGCCCGCCGCACGTTCGACACGGTCATCGTCGCCAACCCCGATGGCACTGTCGCCGATCGACCCGCGTACCCCCTGGTCGCGTTTCGGGAAATCATCGCCAACGCACTCATCCACCGCGACCTCGACCACTGGTCGCAGGCCTTCGCCATCGAGGTACGGCTACGCCGCGACCGGCTCGTCATCACCAACCCCGGTGGCCTGTACGGCATCACCGTCGACCGCCTCGGCCACGACGCCGTCACCTCCGCCCGCAATGGGCTCCTCGTGGCCATCTGCCAACACGTCCGCTCGGCCGCCACCGGCGGGCGGGTCATCGAGGCCCTCGCCAGCGGCATCCCCACCATCGCTCACGAGCTGTCAGACCATGCCCTACCACCAGCGCAGTACATCGACACCAACATCAGGTTCACCGTGCTGCTCCGCGGCCCCGCAAGCACGCCGACGAGCCCGGCCCTCAACGCCACCGAGCTACGGATCTACGACGCGCTCGCACCCGGACCGAGGACTGTCGCCCAACTCGAAACCATGCTCCACCTGACCGGACCCAACATCCGCAAGGCCCTCCGAAGTCTGCGTAATCGCGGCCTCGTCCACCAGGACGGCGGCAAGGGACGTCCCACCACATACCGACAGACTCTCGTTCCACACCACTGA
- the mnmA gene encoding tRNA 2-thiouridine(34) synthase MnmA, with the protein MRVLAAMSGGVDSAVAAARAVQAGHDVTGVHLALARNPQTYRTGARGCCTLEDSRDARRAADVIGIPFYVWDMADRFHADVVDDFVAEYAAGRTPNPCLRCNEKIKFAAVLDRAVALGFDAVVTGHHARLGPDGLLRRSVDEAKDQSYVLAVLTREQLDRSIFPLGGSTKAQVRQEAADRGLAVADKPDSHDICFIADGDTRGFLAQRLGETPGDVVDATTGAVVGRHAGAYAYTVGQRRGLHLDRPAPDGRPRYVLSITPKTNTVTVGPAEALEVATVRATRPIWTGAPRPDGPIECEVQLRAHGVVVPAAVTVDGDGLHAELRRPVRGVAAGQAIVAYRPDPAGDIVLGSATITA; encoded by the coding sequence GTGAGGGTGTTGGCGGCGATGTCCGGCGGCGTGGATTCCGCCGTGGCGGCGGCGCGGGCGGTGCAGGCCGGGCACGACGTCACCGGCGTGCACCTGGCGCTGGCCCGTAACCCGCAGACCTACCGCACCGGGGCGCGGGGCTGCTGCACCCTGGAGGACTCCCGCGACGCCCGGCGCGCGGCCGACGTGATCGGCATCCCGTTCTACGTCTGGGACATGGCCGACCGCTTCCACGCCGACGTGGTCGACGACTTCGTCGCCGAGTACGCGGCGGGGCGTACCCCGAACCCCTGCCTCCGCTGCAACGAGAAGATCAAGTTCGCCGCGGTGCTGGACCGGGCGGTGGCCCTGGGCTTCGACGCCGTGGTCACCGGCCACCACGCGCGGCTCGGCCCGGACGGCCTGCTGCGCCGCAGCGTCGACGAGGCCAAGGACCAGTCGTACGTGCTGGCCGTGCTCACCCGAGAGCAGCTGGACCGGTCGATCTTCCCGCTCGGCGGGTCCACCAAGGCGCAGGTCCGGCAGGAGGCGGCCGATCGAGGCCTCGCCGTCGCCGACAAGCCGGACTCGCACGACATCTGCTTCATCGCCGACGGCGACACCCGGGGCTTCCTGGCCCAGCGCCTCGGTGAGACGCCCGGCGACGTGGTTGACGCGACCACCGGGGCCGTGGTGGGCCGGCACGCCGGAGCGTACGCGTACACCGTCGGCCAGCGACGTGGTCTGCACCTGGACCGTCCCGCTCCGGACGGCCGCCCCCGCTACGTGCTCTCCATCACGCCCAAGACCAACACGGTGACCGTCGGCCCGGCCGAGGCGCTGGAGGTCGCCACGGTCCGCGCCACCCGGCCGATCTGGACCGGTGCCCCGCGCCCCGACGGGCCGATCGAGTGCGAGGTGCAGCTGCGCGCGCACGGCGTGGTGGTGCCCGCCGCCGTCACGGTCGACGGCGACGGCCTGCACGCCGAGCTGCGTCGCCCGGTGCGCGGCGTGGCCGCCGGCCAGGCGATCGTGGCCTACCGCCCCGACCCGGCCGGTGACATCGTCCTCGGCTCCGCCACCATCACCGCCTGA